The following proteins are co-located in the Sphingorhabdus lutea genome:
- the lysA gene encoding diaminopimelate decarboxylase produces the protein MDHFEIKNGEVHAENIALSKIADEVGTPCYVYSKATLVRHARVFADALSHLPSKHIAFAIKANPNLAVLRVMANEGYGADVVSAGELARALAAGMAAEDIVFSGVGKSRAEMDYALEQNIGQFNIESEDEGVELSAVALAQNKVADCVLRINPDVDAGTHAKISTGKSENKFGVPIHWAEEIFDRLAKQKGLNLRGLALHIGSQLSDLKPLEIAFTKIGELVKKLRANGHMITHVDLGGGLGVPYRKGEILPSPAEYGEMVGRVCGDWNVCLMFEPGRVIPANAGVLLTRVIRVKRGMINPFVVVDAAMNDLARPSLYDAWHDFDAICPNGQRMTANIVGPICETGDTFAMGRDIDEVKSGDLAIFRTAGAYGATMASTYNSRPMVPETLVDGDRYAIVANRIEPQAILAEEQVPEWLMGE, from the coding sequence GTGGATCATTTTGAAATTAAAAATGGCGAAGTTCACGCCGAAAATATTGCCTTGTCAAAAATTGCGGATGAGGTTGGAACGCCATGTTATGTATATTCAAAGGCAACATTGGTGCGCCATGCGCGCGTTTTTGCCGATGCTTTATCACATTTGCCATCCAAACATATTGCCTTTGCGATAAAGGCCAATCCCAATTTGGCGGTGCTGCGCGTGATGGCAAATGAAGGATATGGCGCGGATGTGGTGTCGGCGGGGGAACTTGCCCGTGCATTGGCGGCGGGCATGGCGGCGGAGGATATTGTTTTTTCCGGTGTGGGTAAAAGCCGCGCCGAAATGGATTATGCCTTGGAACAAAATATCGGCCAATTTAACATTGAATCAGAGGATGAGGGCGTGGAATTATCCGCCGTAGCATTGGCCCAAAATAAGGTGGCGGATTGTGTGCTGCGTATAAACCCCGATGTTGATGCGGGCACGCATGCCAAAATATCCACGGGTAAATCGGAAAATAAATTTGGCGTGCCCATCCATTGGGCAGAGGAAATTTTCGACCGTTTGGCAAAGCAAAAGGGGCTTAACCTGCGCGGTCTTGCCCTGCATATCGGCAGCCAGCTTTCCGACCTTAAACCATTGGAAATCGCCTTTACCAAAATTGGCGAATTGGTCAAAAAATTACGCGCCAATGGGCATATGATTACCCATGTGGATTTGGGCGGCGGCCTTGGCGTGCCATATCGCAAGGGGGAAATATTGCCCAGCCCTGCGGAATATGGCGAAATGGTTGGCCGTGTGTGCGGTGATTGGAATGTATGTTTAATGTTCGAACCAGGCCGCGTCATTCCCGCCAATGCGGGCGTGTTGTTAACGCGTGTCATTCGGGTAAAGCGCGGCATGATTAACCCCTTTGTCGTGGTAGACGCGGCGATGAACGACCTTGCCCGTCCGTCATTATATGATGCATGGCATGATTTTGATGCCATTTGCCCCAATGGACAGCGTATGACCGCCAATATTGTTGGGCCAATTTGTGAAACCGGCGATACATTTGCCATGGGCCGCGATATTGATGAAGTAAAATCGGGTGATTTGGCGATTTTCAGAACCGCCGGCGCATATGGCGCAACCATGGCCAGCACCTATAATAGCCGCCCTATGGTGCCCGAAACCCTTGTCGATGGGGATAGATATGCCATTGTTGCCAACCGGATAGAGCCGCAAGCCATTTTGGCCGAAGAACAAGTTCCCGAATGGTTGATGGGCGAATGA
- a CDS encoding precorrin-2 dehydrogenase/sirohydrochlorin ferrochelatase family protein produces MKQLPLFINMDGRHVILLGEGEAADAKRRLIERAGGICVDEDDILAKIAFIAIEDEDEAIAAAARLSARGILVNMVDRPAYCEFTTPAIIDRNPVLIAIGTGGASAGMAKSLRQGLERLFPQKLGQLAQDIFAARDKIKQKWPAANDRRRALDGAFQNGGPLDPFADHDDDAVQNWLEAGAITPQRGLITIDILTGDPDDISLKTARLLGEADIIYYDENVSSAIYTRGRADAELKMGAPQNGEFEQNNDLILYLRDNRA; encoded by the coding sequence GTGAAACAGCTTCCCCTTTTTATCAATATGGATGGCCGCCATGTCATTTTATTGGGCGAGGGGGAGGCCGCCGATGCAAAGCGCCGCCTGATTGAACGGGCGGGCGGCATTTGTGTGGATGAGGATGATATATTGGCCAAAATTGCCTTTATTGCCATAGAGGATGAGGATGAAGCCATTGCGGCCGCCGCGCGATTATCGGCGCGGGGTATATTGGTAAATATGGTGGACCGTCCGGCATATTGTGAATTTACCACGCCCGCCATTATTGATCGCAATCCCGTTTTAATTGCCATTGGAACGGGCGGTGCATCGGCAGGGATGGCCAAGTCATTGCGCCAAGGGTTGGAACGTTTATTTCCCCAAAAACTTGGCCAATTGGCACAGGATATTTTTGCCGCGCGTGATAAGATTAAACAAAAATGGCCCGCCGCCAATGATCGCCGCCGCGCGTTGGACGGGGCATTTCAAAATGGCGGGCCGCTTGACCCCTTTGCCGACCATGATGATGATGCGGTGCAAAATTGGTTGGAGGCGGGCGCGATAACACCGCAGCGCGGGCTTATCACCATTGATATTTTAACCGGCGATCCCGATGATATCAGCCTGAAAACAGCGCGATTATTGGGCGAGGCGGATATTATCTATTATGATGAAAATGTGTCATCGGCAATTTATACCCGTGGCCGCGCCGATGCGGAATTGAAAATGGGCGCTCCGCAAAATGGCGAATTTGAACAAAATAATGATCTTATCTTGTATTTACGGGACAATCGGGCCTAA
- a CDS encoding pyrroline-5-carboxylate reductase family protein: protein MSNIQNFPKQILFYGCGNMGGAVLSGWLHAGISPSHFAICKPTSRAVPDGVQYYDHSSKYGGYPDILILGIKPQMLRDMAGDIAHLAGPKTIIISLLAGTENQALSEFFPQSANVRMMPNLAIALGKSPIGLLGQLNDVERDMMNNLMAPLGGGIWLNNADQMNGFTALAGSGPAFVYDFIAALSMGGQAAGLSDKDASTIALNMIEGAVALARQSADGPDILADKVTSKAGSTAAGRAILAQNDALKKLMIDAIIAAKTRNEELAKL, encoded by the coding sequence ATGAGTAATATTCAAAATTTTCCAAAACAAATTTTATTTTATGGCTGCGGCAATATGGGCGGCGCGGTGCTTTCGGGTTGGTTACATGCGGGGATTTCGCCATCGCATTTTGCCATTTGCAAACCGACCTCTCGCGCTGTGCCCGATGGGGTGCAATATTATGATCATTCATCAAAATATGGCGGCTATCCAGATATTTTAATATTGGGAATTAAACCCCAAATGCTGCGCGATATGGCGGGCGATATTGCCCATTTGGCCGGACCAAAAACCATTATCATATCCTTGCTGGCGGGCACAGAAAATCAGGCATTGAGCGAATTTTTCCCGCAAAGCGCCAATGTGCGGATGATGCCAAATTTGGCCATTGCGCTGGGCAAATCGCCCATTGGTTTATTGGGTCAATTAAATGATGTTGAGCGCGATATGATGAATAATTTAATGGCGCCTTTGGGCGGCGGCATTTGGCTTAACAATGCCGATCAAATGAACGGCTTTACCGCATTGGCGGGTTCTGGCCCTGCCTTTGTTTATGATTTTATTGCTGCATTAAGCATGGGCGGACAGGCGGCAGGGTTAAGCGATAAAGACGCCAGCACCATTGCGTTAAATATGATTGAGGGGGCGGTCGCGCTGGCCCGGCAAAGCGCAGATGGCCCGGATATATTGGCCGATAAAGTGACCAGCAAGGCAGGAAGCACGGCGGCAGGACGCGCCATTTTGGCGCAAAATGATGCGCTTAAAAAATTGATGATAGACGCCATTATCGCGGCAAAAACGCGCAATGAGGAATTGGCCAAATTATAA
- a CDS encoding trypsin-like peptidase domain-containing protein — protein sequence MRYAYATTAALLLTGSALTLFTGFPAGAQSGINASTQASLAPRGAPTSFADLTEQLQPAVVNIATKQKVQVATSFNPLTGERRPVTEEQASGGSGFVISADGYIVTNNHVIAGGNAGEAADEITVTFTNGKEYKAKLVGRDPTSDLALLKIAATDLPFVEMVEKSTSRVGDWVIAIGNPLGLGSTVTAGIVSALQRNIGAGGAYDRFIQTDTAINRGNSGGPLFDLNGKVIGINNRLISPVGANIGIGFAIPAEEAVPVIEALKKGERPERGYLGISIRPVDEGLADALGLDKNKGEFVALVRENEPGAQAGLKQGDIVLKVNGLEVSPEQTLSYIVANIKPGTKIPIDILREGKPMKITATVGARPSDQELAQSNFNPDEEKDIDTAPSTGSEGKILAESMGISVIPMTAELARQLGMPTDSTGLIIDAVGSAGGAARSGLRRADVIVSATYKDVKTPADLVKQVEEAKKAGRSNILLGVRRRGAPVAYVTVKLN from the coding sequence GTGCGTTACGCTTATGCAACCACCGCAGCATTATTACTAACCGGAAGTGCGCTGACTTTATTCACTGGCTTTCCTGCTGGTGCGCAAAGCGGCATTAACGCCTCTACGCAGGCCAGTCTGGCCCCGCGCGGTGCGCCGACCAGCTTTGCCGATTTGACCGAACAATTACAACCCGCCGTGGTTAATATTGCGACCAAGCAAAAGGTACAGGTCGCCACCAGTTTCAACCCCTTAACCGGTGAACGCCGCCCCGTTACAGAGGAACAGGCAAGCGGTGGTTCAGGCTTTGTCATTTCCGCCGATGGTTATATTGTAACCAATAATCATGTGATTGCAGGCGGCAATGCAGGCGAAGCGGCCGATGAAATCACCGTTACCTTTACCAATGGCAAGGAATATAAAGCAAAGCTGGTCGGGCGCGATCCAACATCCGATTTGGCATTGCTGAAAATTGCCGCAACCGACCTTCCCTTTGTGGAAATGGTGGAGAAATCAACTTCGCGCGTTGGCGATTGGGTCATCGCCATTGGCAACCCCCTTGGCCTTGGCAGCACGGTAACGGCGGGTATTGTTTCCGCATTACAACGTAATATTGGCGCTGGCGGCGCATATGACCGTTTCATCCAAACCGACACCGCCATAAATCGCGGCAATAGCGGCGGGCCATTATTTGATTTAAATGGCAAGGTTATTGGCATTAACAACCGCCTTATCTCCCCCGTTGGGGCAAATATTGGCATTGGTTTTGCCATTCCCGCCGAAGAAGCCGTCCCCGTTATTGAGGCATTGAAAAAGGGCGAACGTCCAGAACGCGGATATTTGGGTATTTCCATCCGTCCCGTGGATGAAGGTTTGGCCGATGCATTGGGCCTTGATAAAAATAAGGGTGAATTTGTTGCGTTGGTGCGCGAAAATGAACCTGGCGCACAGGCCGGATTGAAACAGGGCGATATCGTGCTGAAAGTCAATGGGTTGGAGGTAAGCCCCGAACAAACGCTTTCCTATATTGTCGCCAATATAAAGCCGGGCACCAAAATCCCCATTGATATTTTGCGCGAGGGTAAACCAATGAAAATCACCGCCACCGTTGGCGCACGACCAAGTGATCAGGAATTGGCGCAAAGCAATTTTAACCCCGATGAGGAAAAAGACATTGATACCGCGCCAAGCACGGGTTCAGAGGGCAAGATTTTGGCCGAAAGCATGGGAATAAGCGTTATTCCCATGACCGCAGAGCTTGCCCGCCAATTGGGCATGCCCACCGATTCCACCGGATTGATTATCGATGCCGTGGGTTCAGCGGGCGGGGCGGCGCGTTCCGGCCTTCGCCGCGCCGATGTCATTGTATCGGCGACATATAAGGATGTGAAAACCCCTGCTGATTTGGTGAAACAAGTTGAGGAAGCGAAAAAGGCAGGGCGCAGTAACATCCTATTGGGTGTGCGTCGGCGCGGTGCGCCCGTGGCCTATGTCACGGTGAAATTAAACTAA
- the hflC gene encoding protease modulator HflC, with the protein MRQFLKNPVSLSLTALGLIVLASMTISIVPETSQAIITSYGNPKRVANVYKKGEQLGGTNAGINIRIPFVEQIQFIDKRIQSVQMERQEVLSTDQLRLQVDAFARFRIVEPVKMFKTIRTEERLAEQLRPILGSALRNELGKRSFASLLSPERGQVMANIQTALNRQAKKYGAEIIDVRIKRADLPEGTPLESAYKRMESAREQESATIEAEGNKEAQIIRAEAEAQAARIYAVSYGKDPQFYDFYRAMQSYRQTFQAGKGETNVILSSDNDYLEKFRNGR; encoded by the coding sequence ATGCGCCAGTTTTTGAAAAACCCCGTTTCGCTCTCTTTAACCGCGCTTGGCCTTATTGTATTGGCATCAATGACCATTTCCATTGTGCCAGAAACCAGTCAGGCGATTATTACCAGCTATGGCAATCCAAAACGTGTGGCCAATGTGTATAAAAAGGGCGAACAATTGGGCGGCACCAATGCCGGCATAAACATCCGCATCCCCTTTGTTGAACAAATTCAATTTATCGACAAACGGATACAAAGCGTTCAGATGGAACGGCAAGAGGTGCTGTCCACCGATCAATTGCGTCTTCAGGTTGATGCCTTTGCCCGTTTTAGAATCGTAGAGCCGGTAAAAATGTTCAAAACCATCCGCACAGAGGAAAGATTGGCCGAACAATTGCGCCCCATTTTGGGTAGTGCGCTGCGTAATGAATTGGGCAAGCGATCTTTCGCCAGTTTGTTAAGCCCCGAACGCGGTCAGGTGATGGCGAATATTCAAACCGCGCTAAACCGTCAGGCAAAAAAATATGGCGCAGAAATTATTGACGTGCGCATTAAACGTGCCGACTTGCCAGAGGGAACGCCGCTGGAATCCGCGTATAAACGTATGGAATCTGCACGGGAACAGGAAAGCGCGACCATCGAAGCCGAAGGTAATAAAGAAGCGCAAATCATCCGCGCCGAAGCAGAGGCACAGGCCGCACGCATTTACGCCGTCAGCTATGGCAAGGACCCGCAATTTTATGATTTTTACCGCGCCATGCAAAGCTATCGTCAAACATTTCAGGCAGGCAAAGGTGAAACCAATGTCATCCTGTCTTCCGACAATGATTATTTAGAGAAATTTCGCAATGGACGGTAA
- the hflK gene encoding protease modulator HflK yields MTQKMNIFGGIKSAMSGKGPWDRPNNGAESGTEDGGGSGDNDSPRPSGPWIPRGIDGGKAGQQNRKKPSLDELFRKGGGGSGGGFGGLPTGPGGKSIVPYMIGGFILLWIVFTSFHRIGAQEQGVVTQLGKYNRTEGSGIAFTLPAPFERMEKVDTGAIRTMPIGTAAGNQENLVLTSDQNIIDMAYEVRWSVSNPENFLFQIKDAEQTVQEVAESAMRATIANFPLNDAIGPGRGSIEQGVRARMQEILDGYNAGVLVQGIAIRQADPPESVIESFRKVNAAQQTKESALNDARKYARQVTERAEGDVAEFDKIYEEYRQAPEVTKRRLYYETMESVLSNVDKTIVESGNVTPYLPLPEIKKRAAPQTATPSAAQGGAK; encoded by the coding sequence ATGACACAAAAAATGAATATATTCGGCGGTATAAAATCCGCAATGTCGGGCAAAGGCCCATGGGATAGGCCAAATAATGGCGCAGAAAGCGGCACGGAGGACGGCGGCGGGTCTGGAGATAATGATTCGCCTCGACCAAGCGGCCCGTGGATTCCGCGCGGCATAGATGGCGGCAAGGCGGGACAACAAAACCGAAAAAAACCGTCCTTGGATGAATTATTCCGCAAGGGTGGTGGCGGTTCAGGCGGCGGTTTTGGCGGATTGCCAACCGGCCCTGGCGGCAAATCCATTGTCCCATATATGATTGGCGGATTTATTTTGCTGTGGATTGTTTTTACCAGCTTCCACCGCATTGGCGCACAGGAACAGGGCGTTGTTACCCAATTGGGCAAATATAACCGCACAGAAGGATCAGGCATCGCCTTTACCCTGCCCGCGCCATTTGAACGTATGGAAAAAGTGGACACTGGCGCCATTCGCACCATGCCCATTGGCACCGCAGCAGGTAATCAGGAAAATTTGGTCCTGACCAGCGACCAAAATATCATTGATATGGCATATGAAGTGCGCTGGAGCGTATCAAATCCGGAAAATTTCCTTTTTCAAATAAAGGATGCAGAACAAACAGTGCAGGAAGTGGCGGAAAGCGCGATGCGCGCCACCATTGCCAATTTCCCATTAAATGATGCCATTGGCCCTGGCCGGGGCAGCATTGAACAGGGCGTTCGCGCGCGGATGCAGGAAATTTTGGATGGATATAATGCAGGCGTTTTGGTTCAAGGCATTGCGATTAGGCAGGCCGATCCACCAGAAAGCGTAATTGAATCATTCCGCAAGGTAAATGCGGCCCAACAAACCAAGGAAAGCGCGTTAAACGATGCGCGTAAATATGCCCGTCAGGTCACTGAACGCGCCGAGGGTGATGTTGCCGAATTTGATAAAATTTACGAAGAATATCGCCAAGCTCCAGAGGTAACGAAAAGGCGGCTTTATTATGAAACAATGGAAAGCGTGCTGTCCAATGTGGATAAAACAATTGTGGAAAGCGGCAATGTGACGCCTTATCTGCCCTTACCCGAAATTAAGAAAAGAGCAGCACCACAAACGGCCACCCCGTCTGCTGCTCAAGGAGGAGCAAAATAA
- a CDS encoding Mrp/NBP35 family ATP-binding protein: protein MTKITHITKLAEDIAPGRTSGMRLKENILSFILDIGGMDRTARETMEEKLRHNLGAVDEVDEIKIIQTSEKRPITIIAVGSGKGGVGKSTLSANLAIALKRAGKNVGMVDADIYGPSQPRLLNMEDEKPKAEDKKLIPVMNDFGIPMLSMGQLAKPGQAIAWRGPMAGNALHQLIDAHWGDTDLLIVDLPPGTGDVQLSMVQKHKPDAALIISTPQDLALIDAARAINFFDAAKVPIIGLVENMAGYLCPHCGEVSDPFGKGGAEAAADKMQLPFLGRIPLDMSIRMASDDGTPPALEDGPIGKGFAAIAHKVTTWLDEKNK, encoded by the coding sequence ATGACAAAAATTACACATATTACCAAATTGGCAGAAGACATCGCCCCCGGCCGGACCAGCGGGATGCGATTAAAAGAAAATATTTTATCCTTTATTTTGGATATTGGCGGGATGGACCGAACGGCCCGCGAAACAATGGAGGAAAAATTGCGCCATAATTTGGGCGCGGTTGATGAAGTGGATGAAATTAAAATCATCCAAACCAGCGAAAAACGCCCTATCACCATCATCGCCGTGGGAAGTGGCAAGGGCGGGGTTGGCAAATCTACCCTGTCTGCAAATTTGGCCATCGCCCTGAAACGTGCGGGCAAAAATGTGGGCATGGTCGATGCCGATATTTATGGCCCGTCACAGCCGCGATTGTTGAATATGGAGGATGAAAAGCCCAAGGCGGAGGATAAAAAACTTATCCCCGTGATGAATGATTTTGGAATCCCCATGCTGTCCATGGGGCAATTGGCAAAGCCGGGGCAGGCAATTGCATGGCGCGGGCCAATGGCGGGAAATGCCCTGCATCAGTTAATTGATGCCCATTGGGGGGACACTGATTTGTTAATTGTCGATTTACCGCCTGGCACGGGTGATGTCCAATTATCAATGGTGCAAAAACATAAACCCGATGCCGCGCTTATCATCTCCACTCCACAGGATTTGGCGTTAATCGACGCGGCCCGTGCAATTAACTTTTTTGATGCTGCCAAAGTACCCATTATTGGATTGGTTGAAAATATGGCGGGATATTTATGCCCCCATTGCGGGGAGGTAAGCGACCCATTTGGTAAGGGCGGGGCAGAGGCCGCCGCCGACAAAATGCAATTGCCATTTTTGGGGCGCATCCCGCTTGACATGTCGATTAGAATGGCCAGCGATGATGGTACGCCGCCCGCTTTGGAGGATGGCCCGATTGGCAAGGGCTTTGCCGCTATTGCGCACAAGGTGACAACATGGTTAGATGAAAAAAATAAATAA